The following are encoded in a window of Vigna unguiculata cultivar IT97K-499-35 chromosome 8, ASM411807v1, whole genome shotgun sequence genomic DNA:
- the LOC114194055 gene encoding peptidyl-prolyl cis-trans isomerase CYP95-like isoform X2: MPVADRDTLGSHFIITFKADPHLDRKHVIFGKLVQGHNILKKIEDVGDEEGLPSVTVKIINCGEHNEDGKKINKSKKGRDGSTEIHSPELHRGKHKKSSGDKRKRRKYYSSESSSSSDSDTSSSESDSDSDSDTSSSFTSSSSDDRRRKRKRSRKDKHRRGKRREQHRDKRRRKQDKRSRRKSRRELTCHTDSDSDNKSGNSSGGESCGAQAKDQKHKDHSQKHAEGQSSLVVEKDLPAVLLTKGEKLDMLEEEKIPNENGERRSNGNGANYRSDRSEGRQPDVMDDQPGKSRSQSMSISPKRESRSPSVSRKRRLSRSPSGSRSPQAPLRRSLSRSPNRRSISRSPARGRKGKSVSKSPVRSRGYRSVSTSPVRSLSRSHQRTSSRVPSRRSISRSPVINHNHRSVSRSPVRYRDHRSVSVSPARSLSRSRKSSPRARSQRSISRSPVRTHNHRSANRSPVRSSGRRSVSASPVRPLSRSRRRSSPRAPSRRSISRSPVKTNIRRNVSRSPVRSHGHRSASASPVRSPSRGRRRNSPRAQSRRSISISPVRVSRKTISRSPVRSSARSMSRSLSRSSGRVPLRSISRSPARVPSRGNRHSYSRSPRGRSLSRSVSPDVSPKRIRRGRGFSEQYSYARRYRTPSRSPVRSYRYNGRSYRDRYSGYRRYSPRRNRSPLPRRRTPPRFRRRSRTPSVSRSPRYRGRGRRYSRSHSRSPVRSGSPVGTYRPRVEKSRSLSRSRSPSRSRASIESQSPLKASRNSRSRSPSESPDAKKGLVSYGDGSPYSN; encoded by the exons ATGCCAGTTGCTGATCGTGACACTCTTGGTTCTCATTTTATAATCACTTTTAAAGCTGATCCACATCTTGATAG GAAACATGTAATCTTTGGCAAGCTTGTGCAAGGACATAATATATTGAAGAAAATTGAAGATGTGGGTGATGAAGAAGGACTTCCAAGCGTAactgttaaaataattaattgtggTGAACATAATGAGG ATGGAAAGAAGATAAATAAGTCAAAAAAGGGAAGAGATGGATCTACTGAAATCCATAGTCCTGAACTGCATAGGGGAAAGCACAAAAAATCTTCAGGTGAcaaaaggaaaaggagaaagtATTACTCATCAGAATCGAGTAGTTCCTCAGATTCAGACACGAGTTCTTCAGAAAGTGATAGTGATTCTGACTCAGATACATCTTCATCTTTCACAAGTTCCTCCAGTGATGACAGgcggagaaagagaaagaggtcTAGGAAAGATAAACATAGACGAGGAAAAAGAAGAGAACAACACCGAGACAAGAGACGAAGGAAACAAGACAAAAGATCAAGACGCAAATCAAGAAg GGAATTGACCTGTCATACTGATTCAGATAGTGATAATAAGAGTGGCAACAGCTCTGGCGGTGAAAGTTGTGGTGCTCAAGCAAAAGATCAGAAGCATAAAGATCATTCTCAGAAGCATG CTGAAGGTCAGTCTTCCTTGGTTGTGGAGAAAGATTTACCAGCTGTGCTCCTTACAAAAGGGGAGAAATTGGATATGCTGGAGGAGGAAAAAATCCCAAATGAAAATGGAGAGCGGCGTAGCAATGGCAATGGAGCCAACTATAGATCTGACAGAAGTGAAGGCAGGCAGCCTGATGTGATGGATGATCAACCAGGCAAATCTAG GAGTCAAAGCATGAGTATTAGTCCAAAGCGTGAGAGCAGAAGTCCTAGCGTTAGTCGAAAAAGGAGGTTGAGCAGAAGTCCTAGTGGTAGTAGAAGCCCTCAAGCTCCATTACGGAGGAGTTTGAGCAGGAGTCCAAACAGAAGAAGCATCAGCAGAAGCCCAGCGAGAGGTAGAAAGGGAAAAAGTGTCAGTAAAAGCCCTGTCCGATCTCGTGGATATAGAAGTGTCAGTACAAGCCCTGTTAGATCCCTTTCTCGGAGCCACCAGAGGACTTCATCCAGAGTACCATCACGAAGATCAATCAGCAGAAGCCCTGTGATTAATCATAATCATAGAAGTGTCAGTAGAAGTCCTGTTAGATATCGTGATCATAGAAGTGTCAGTGTAAGCCCTGCAAGATCCCTTTCCCGGAGCCGCAAGAGTTCACCCAGAGCACGATCACAAAGATCAATCAGCAGAAGCCCTGTGAGAACACACAATCATAGAAGTGCCAATAGAAGCCCTGTAAGATCTAGTGGTCGGAGAAGTGTCAGTGCAAGCCCTGTGAGACCCCTTTCTCGGAGCCGGAGGAGGAGTTCACCCAGAGCACCATCTCGAAGATCAATCAGTAGAAGCCCAGTGAAAACTAATATTCGTAGAAATGTTAGTAGAAGCCCTGTGAGATCTCATGGTCATAGAAGTGCGAGTGCAAGTCCTGTAAGATCGCCTTCTCGGGGCCGCCGGAGGAATTCACCCAGAGCACAATCAAGAAGATCAATCAGCATAAGCCCTGTAAGAGTGTCCAGAAAGACTATAAGCAGGAGTCCAGTTAGATCATCTGCCAGAAGCATGAGCAGAAGTTTGAGCAGAAGCTCTGGCAGAGTCCCTTTAAGAAGCATTAGCCGAAGTCCAGCTAGAGTGCCAAGCAGAGGCAATCGCCACAGTTATTCTAGGAGTCCACGTGGTAGAAGCTTGTCTAGAAGTGTGTCACCTGATGTTTCCCCAAAACGTATTAGAAGGGGAAGAGGTTTCAGTGAACAGTACTCCTATGCTAGAAGGTATAGGACTCCCTCTCGATCTCCTGTGAGGTCGTACCGCTATAATGGAAGAAGTTACCGTGACAG ATATTCAGGTTACAGGAGGTACTCCCCTAGGCGTAATAGGAGCCCACTGCCACGTAGAAGAACTCCACCAAG GTTCCGGAGGAGGAGCAGGACACCATCTGTATCACGCAGCCCGCGATATCGAGGTCGAGGTCGACGATATAGTCGAAGCCACAGCCGAAGCCCTGTTCGCAGTGGTTCACCTGTAGGTACATATCGACCTCGTGTTGAGAAGAGCAGGTCTTTGTCCAGGAGTAGAAGTCCATCACGATCCAGGGCTTCTATAGAATCACAATCTCCACTGAAGGCGAGCAGGAACAGTAGGTCAAGGTCCCCGTCTGAAAGCCCAGATGCAAAGAAAGGCCTTGTATCCTACGGAGATGGTTCTCCCTATTCAAACTAA
- the LOC114194055 gene encoding peptidyl-prolyl cis-trans isomerase CYP95-like isoform X1 — MAKKKNCPVFMDVSIDGDPVERMVFELFYDVAPKTAENFRALCTGEKGVGPNTGKSLHYKGSFFHQIVKGSITRGGDFVNRNGTGGESIYGSKFPDESPRLKHDAPGLLSMPVADRDTLGSHFIITFKADPHLDRKHVIFGKLVQGHNILKKIEDVGDEEGLPSVTVKIINCGEHNEDGKKINKSKKGRDGSTEIHSPELHRGKHKKSSGDKRKRRKYYSSESSSSSDSDTSSSESDSDSDSDTSSSFTSSSSDDRRRKRKRSRKDKHRRGKRREQHRDKRRRKQDKRSRRKSRRELTCHTDSDSDNKSGNSSGGESCGAQAKDQKHKDHSQKHAEGQSSLVVEKDLPAVLLTKGEKLDMLEEEKIPNENGERRSNGNGANYRSDRSEGRQPDVMDDQPGKSRSQSMSISPKRESRSPSVSRKRRLSRSPSGSRSPQAPLRRSLSRSPNRRSISRSPARGRKGKSVSKSPVRSRGYRSVSTSPVRSLSRSHQRTSSRVPSRRSISRSPVINHNHRSVSRSPVRYRDHRSVSVSPARSLSRSRKSSPRARSQRSISRSPVRTHNHRSANRSPVRSSGRRSVSASPVRPLSRSRRRSSPRAPSRRSISRSPVKTNIRRNVSRSPVRSHGHRSASASPVRSPSRGRRRNSPRAQSRRSISISPVRVSRKTISRSPVRSSARSMSRSLSRSSGRVPLRSISRSPARVPSRGNRHSYSRSPRGRSLSRSVSPDVSPKRIRRGRGFSEQYSYARRYRTPSRSPVRSYRYNGRSYRDRYSGYRRYSPRRNRSPLPRRRTPPRFRRRSRTPSVSRSPRYRGRGRRYSRSHSRSPVRSGSPVGTYRPRVEKSRSLSRSRSPSRSRASIESQSPLKASRNSRSRSPSESPDAKKGLVSYGDGSPYSN, encoded by the exons ATGGCAAAGAAGAAGAATTGTCCGGTATTTATGGATGTGTCCATAGATGGGGATCCGGTTGAAAGGATGGTTTTTGAG CTTTTCTATGATGTTGCTCCGAAGACTGCTGAAAATTTCCGTGCATTGTGCACAG GAGAAAAAGGAGTCGGTCCAAACACTGGAAAGTCACTACACTACAAGGGTTCTTTCTTTCATCAAATCGTTAAAGGCTCCATTACCCGG GGAGGTGATTTTGTAAACCGAAATG GGACTGGTGGAGAAAGCATTTATGGTTCCAAGTTCCCAG ATGAATCACCTAGGCTAAAGCACGATGCTCCAGGCCTTCTTTCCATGCCAGTTGCTGATCGTGACACTCTTGGTTCTCATTTTATAATCACTTTTAAAGCTGATCCACATCTTGATAG GAAACATGTAATCTTTGGCAAGCTTGTGCAAGGACATAATATATTGAAGAAAATTGAAGATGTGGGTGATGAAGAAGGACTTCCAAGCGTAactgttaaaataattaattgtggTGAACATAATGAGG ATGGAAAGAAGATAAATAAGTCAAAAAAGGGAAGAGATGGATCTACTGAAATCCATAGTCCTGAACTGCATAGGGGAAAGCACAAAAAATCTTCAGGTGAcaaaaggaaaaggagaaagtATTACTCATCAGAATCGAGTAGTTCCTCAGATTCAGACACGAGTTCTTCAGAAAGTGATAGTGATTCTGACTCAGATACATCTTCATCTTTCACAAGTTCCTCCAGTGATGACAGgcggagaaagagaaagaggtcTAGGAAAGATAAACATAGACGAGGAAAAAGAAGAGAACAACACCGAGACAAGAGACGAAGGAAACAAGACAAAAGATCAAGACGCAAATCAAGAAg GGAATTGACCTGTCATACTGATTCAGATAGTGATAATAAGAGTGGCAACAGCTCTGGCGGTGAAAGTTGTGGTGCTCAAGCAAAAGATCAGAAGCATAAAGATCATTCTCAGAAGCATG CTGAAGGTCAGTCTTCCTTGGTTGTGGAGAAAGATTTACCAGCTGTGCTCCTTACAAAAGGGGAGAAATTGGATATGCTGGAGGAGGAAAAAATCCCAAATGAAAATGGAGAGCGGCGTAGCAATGGCAATGGAGCCAACTATAGATCTGACAGAAGTGAAGGCAGGCAGCCTGATGTGATGGATGATCAACCAGGCAAATCTAG GAGTCAAAGCATGAGTATTAGTCCAAAGCGTGAGAGCAGAAGTCCTAGCGTTAGTCGAAAAAGGAGGTTGAGCAGAAGTCCTAGTGGTAGTAGAAGCCCTCAAGCTCCATTACGGAGGAGTTTGAGCAGGAGTCCAAACAGAAGAAGCATCAGCAGAAGCCCAGCGAGAGGTAGAAAGGGAAAAAGTGTCAGTAAAAGCCCTGTCCGATCTCGTGGATATAGAAGTGTCAGTACAAGCCCTGTTAGATCCCTTTCTCGGAGCCACCAGAGGACTTCATCCAGAGTACCATCACGAAGATCAATCAGCAGAAGCCCTGTGATTAATCATAATCATAGAAGTGTCAGTAGAAGTCCTGTTAGATATCGTGATCATAGAAGTGTCAGTGTAAGCCCTGCAAGATCCCTTTCCCGGAGCCGCAAGAGTTCACCCAGAGCACGATCACAAAGATCAATCAGCAGAAGCCCTGTGAGAACACACAATCATAGAAGTGCCAATAGAAGCCCTGTAAGATCTAGTGGTCGGAGAAGTGTCAGTGCAAGCCCTGTGAGACCCCTTTCTCGGAGCCGGAGGAGGAGTTCACCCAGAGCACCATCTCGAAGATCAATCAGTAGAAGCCCAGTGAAAACTAATATTCGTAGAAATGTTAGTAGAAGCCCTGTGAGATCTCATGGTCATAGAAGTGCGAGTGCAAGTCCTGTAAGATCGCCTTCTCGGGGCCGCCGGAGGAATTCACCCAGAGCACAATCAAGAAGATCAATCAGCATAAGCCCTGTAAGAGTGTCCAGAAAGACTATAAGCAGGAGTCCAGTTAGATCATCTGCCAGAAGCATGAGCAGAAGTTTGAGCAGAAGCTCTGGCAGAGTCCCTTTAAGAAGCATTAGCCGAAGTCCAGCTAGAGTGCCAAGCAGAGGCAATCGCCACAGTTATTCTAGGAGTCCACGTGGTAGAAGCTTGTCTAGAAGTGTGTCACCTGATGTTTCCCCAAAACGTATTAGAAGGGGAAGAGGTTTCAGTGAACAGTACTCCTATGCTAGAAGGTATAGGACTCCCTCTCGATCTCCTGTGAGGTCGTACCGCTATAATGGAAGAAGTTACCGTGACAG ATATTCAGGTTACAGGAGGTACTCCCCTAGGCGTAATAGGAGCCCACTGCCACGTAGAAGAACTCCACCAAG GTTCCGGAGGAGGAGCAGGACACCATCTGTATCACGCAGCCCGCGATATCGAGGTCGAGGTCGACGATATAGTCGAAGCCACAGCCGAAGCCCTGTTCGCAGTGGTTCACCTGTAGGTACATATCGACCTCGTGTTGAGAAGAGCAGGTCTTTGTCCAGGAGTAGAAGTCCATCACGATCCAGGGCTTCTATAGAATCACAATCTCCACTGAAGGCGAGCAGGAACAGTAGGTCAAGGTCCCCGTCTGAAAGCCCAGATGCAAAGAAAGGCCTTGTATCCTACGGAGATGGTTCTCCCTATTCAAACTAA